In Dyadobacter sp. CECT 9275, the following proteins share a genomic window:
- the rfbB gene encoding dTDP-glucose 4,6-dehydratase — protein sequence MKKILITGGAGFIGSHVVRRLVKQYPDYQLFNLDALTYAGNLENLRDIENETNYTFVKGDITDAGFIDQLFEENNFYGVIHLAAESHVDRSISDPMAFVMTNVIGTVNLLNAAKKSWKDTMQEHLFYHVSTDEVYGELHDPGEFFLETTKYDPRSPYSASKASSDHFVRAYHNTYKLPVVISNCSNNYGPNHFPEKLIPLMIHNIIHEKSLPVYGKGENIRDWLYVEDHARAIDVIFHQGKVGETYNIGGHNEWKNIDLVLLLCRTMDVKLGREPGSSEKLIHYVTDRAGHDLRYAIDASKLKNELGWTPSLQFAEGLKKTVDWYLANEQWLNHVTSGAYQHYYEGMYTGR from the coding sequence ATGAAAAAAATACTGATAACGGGCGGAGCCGGTTTCATTGGTTCGCACGTGGTACGCCGTTTGGTAAAACAATATCCGGATTACCAGCTATTTAACTTGGATGCGCTCACCTACGCAGGCAATCTTGAAAACCTGCGCGATATTGAAAATGAGACAAACTATACCTTCGTAAAAGGAGATATTACCGATGCCGGATTTATTGACCAGCTTTTTGAGGAAAACAACTTTTATGGAGTAATTCACCTGGCTGCGGAATCACATGTTGACCGTTCCATTTCGGACCCGATGGCTTTTGTGATGACGAATGTGATCGGTACCGTAAATTTGCTCAATGCCGCGAAAAAATCATGGAAAGATACCATGCAGGAGCATTTGTTTTACCACGTTTCAACCGACGAAGTTTACGGCGAACTGCATGACCCCGGCGAGTTTTTTCTGGAAACCACCAAATACGACCCCCGGTCGCCATACAGTGCTTCCAAAGCTTCATCGGATCATTTCGTAAGGGCTTACCATAATACCTACAAACTGCCGGTGGTGATATCCAATTGCTCCAATAACTATGGCCCCAACCATTTCCCCGAAAAGCTGATCCCGCTGATGATACACAATATCATCCATGAAAAATCATTGCCTGTTTATGGAAAAGGCGAAAATATCCGTGACTGGTTATACGTGGAAGATCACGCTAGGGCCATCGACGTTATTTTTCATCAGGGCAAAGTTGGAGAAACCTATAACATCGGCGGCCACAACGAATGGAAAAATATTGACCTGGTACTCCTCCTCTGCCGTACCATGGACGTAAAACTTGGCAGGGAACCGGGCTCTTCTGAAAAACTGATTCATTACGTAACCGACCGCGCCGGGCATGACCTGCGTTATGCCATTGATGCCTCCAAACTAAAAAATGAACTGGGCTGGACGCCTTCACTCCAGTTTGCCGAAGGCCTGAAAAAAACGGTGGACTGGTACCTTGCCAACGAGCAATGGCTGAACCATGTTACTTCCGGCGCCTACCAGCATTATTATGAGGGTATGTATACAGGCCGGTAG